A genomic segment from Pseudomonas sessilinigenes encodes:
- a CDS encoding PAS domain-containing sensor histidine kinase has translation MMRFRCLLLIGCLCLPLIGKAAPAPHGPTAPLGHELRQWLEQHPELRVGLVLQAPFAQYDRRLQRLSGANVELMQALARTLGIELSWRNFPDQAQLEQALHDGEIDMAPGLTQTPAGLRLWLFSDPYMRVPQLVVGEQKGSGAVELEKLDAQARVAVRMPSAVADYLRLTYPNLNLQGVPQERQALQLLFSQQARYAVVDEAQLSRLSAQAEFAGLTVVGDIGLPQLLRVATRRDWPELASIVQIALRTIPAKELEQVHNRWLQPKYSRLGESPGNWRSLSLLLALCLLASLAAVFWQRRQQRGLEQRLLAAREDIALRAASEEALRLTQFSIDQSTVGILWVNWDSHIRYANRAAEEMLGYPPGAVIDRPLIDFEPNLHMDRWLNLWRRARASAEGAQSFETQCVRADGSILPTDVSLSFLRFRQSEYLVVYLTDVTERRRALAALRESEARLQGIAANVPGLVFRLERAPVSGQIDFAYISEGSQTLVGYSPAVLAHRDKGLRSLVHPDDKASYHQTQDQALDTDSDWSWQGRILTRQGQQRWAEIKAITRQLDDGTYVWDGIVWDISESKRIELELASSREQLRELSAHLESVREEEKARIAREVHDELGQMLTVLKLETSMCELAYAQLDPGLNERLNSMKRLITQLFQLVRDVATALRPPILDAGIASAIEWQARRFEARTQIPCLVDVPENLPRLSDAKAIGLFRILQEALTNVMRHAQAHTVELSLVLDGPQLCMSISDDGLGFDTKATRPTSFGLVGMRERVLIMGGSLALHSEPGEGTSLTVRVPLDLQQ, from the coding sequence ATGATGCGCTTTCGCTGCCTTTTGCTTATCGGCTGCCTGTGCCTTCCCTTGATAGGCAAGGCCGCACCCGCGCCCCATGGGCCGACCGCGCCGCTTGGCCACGAGCTGCGCCAGTGGCTGGAACAGCACCCCGAGTTGCGTGTCGGCTTGGTGCTGCAAGCGCCTTTCGCCCAATACGACCGGCGCCTGCAGCGGTTGTCCGGGGCCAACGTCGAACTGATGCAGGCCCTGGCCCGGACCCTGGGCATCGAGCTGAGCTGGCGTAACTTTCCCGACCAGGCCCAGCTGGAACAAGCCCTGCACGATGGCGAGATCGATATGGCCCCGGGCTTGACCCAGACCCCGGCGGGGCTGCGCCTGTGGTTATTCAGCGATCCCTACATGCGCGTCCCGCAGTTGGTGGTGGGGGAGCAGAAGGGTTCCGGTGCGGTGGAGCTGGAAAAACTCGACGCCCAGGCCCGGGTAGCGGTGCGCATGCCCAGTGCAGTGGCTGACTATCTGCGCCTGACCTACCCCAACCTGAATTTGCAGGGCGTGCCCCAGGAGCGCCAGGCGTTGCAGTTGCTGTTCAGCCAGCAGGCCCGCTATGCGGTGGTGGATGAGGCCCAGCTCAGCCGTTTATCGGCACAAGCGGAGTTCGCCGGGTTGACGGTCGTAGGGGATATCGGCCTGCCGCAGTTGCTGCGGGTCGCCACCCGTCGCGATTGGCCGGAGCTGGCCAGCATCGTGCAAATCGCCCTGCGGACGATTCCGGCCAAGGAGCTGGAGCAGGTGCATAACCGTTGGTTGCAGCCCAAGTACTCGCGCCTGGGCGAGTCTCCAGGCAACTGGCGTAGTCTCAGCCTGTTGCTGGCGTTGTGCCTGTTGGCCAGCCTGGCGGCGGTGTTCTGGCAGCGGCGCCAGCAGCGCGGGCTGGAGCAACGGCTGTTGGCCGCGCGCGAAGACATTGCCCTGCGTGCGGCCAGTGAAGAGGCGCTGCGCCTGACCCAGTTTTCCATCGACCAGAGCACCGTGGGCATTCTCTGGGTCAATTGGGACAGCCACATACGCTACGCCAATCGCGCCGCCGAGGAGATGCTCGGTTATCCGCCGGGGGCGGTGATCGACCGGCCACTGATCGATTTCGAGCCCAACCTGCACATGGACCGTTGGCTCAATCTCTGGAGGCGTGCCCGGGCCAGCGCGGAGGGTGCTCAGAGTTTCGAGACTCAATGCGTGCGGGCCGACGGCAGCATCCTGCCGACGGATGTGTCCCTGAGCTTCCTGCGTTTTCGCCAGAGCGAGTACCTGGTGGTCTATCTCACCGACGTCACCGAGCGCCGTCGCGCCCTGGCCGCGTTGCGTGAGAGCGAAGCGCGCCTGCAGGGCATCGCGGCCAACGTACCGGGCCTGGTGTTCCGCCTGGAGCGGGCGCCGGTCAGCGGGCAGATCGACTTCGCCTACATCAGCGAGGGCAGCCAGACTCTGGTGGGCTATTCGCCTGCGGTGCTGGCCCACCGGGACAAGGGCTTGCGCAGCCTGGTGCACCCGGACGACAAGGCCAGTTACCACCAGACCCAGGACCAGGCCCTGGACACCGACAGTGACTGGTCCTGGCAGGGGCGCATCCTCACCCGCCAGGGCCAGCAGCGCTGGGCCGAGATCAAGGCGATCACCCGGCAACTGGATGACGGCACTTACGTCTGGGACGGCATTGTCTGGGACATCAGCGAGAGCAAGCGCATCGAATTGGAGCTGGCCAGTTCCCGCGAGCAGCTGCGTGAGCTGTCGGCGCACCTGGAGAGCGTGCGGGAAGAGGAAAAGGCCCGCATTGCCAGGGAGGTCCATGACGAACTGGGGCAGATGCTCACTGTGCTCAAGCTGGAGACCTCCATGTGCGAGCTGGCCTACGCCCAGCTCGACCCTGGGCTGAATGAGCGCCTCAACAGCATGAAGCGCCTGATCACCCAACTGTTCCAACTGGTGCGGGACGTGGCCACGGCCTTGCGCCCGCCGATCCTGGATGCCGGCATCGCCTCGGCCATTGAATGGCAGGCCCGGCGTTTCGAGGCGCGCACGCAGATTCCATGCCTGGTGGACGTGCCGGAGAACCTGCCGCGCCTGAGCGACGCCAAGGCCATCGGCCTGTTCCGGATTCTCCAGGAAGCCCTGACCAACGTTATGCGCCATGCCCAGGCGCATACTGTGGAGCTGTCCCTGGTGCTGGACGGACCTCAGTTGTGCATGAGCATCAGCGACGATGGCCTGGGGTTCGATACCAAGGCCACGCGCCCGACCTCCTTTGGCCTGGTGGGCATGCGCGAGCGGGTGCTGATCATGGGCGGTAGCCTGGCGCTGCACAGCGAGCCGGGGGAGGGCACCAGCCTGACCGTCCGTGTGCCCCTGGACCTACAACAATAA
- the murU gene encoding N-acetylmuramate alpha-1-phosphate uridylyltransferase MurU, with protein MKAMILAAGKGERMRPLTLTTPKPLLPVAGVPLIEYHLRALAAAGFREVVINHAWLGEQIEAALGDGQRWGLSIRYSAEGQPLETGGGIFQALPLLGEEPFLVVNGDIWTDYDFATLRRPLVGLAHLVMVDNPAHHPTGGDFCLENGLLHDGQPGAATLTYSGISVLHPQLFRDCAGGAFKLAPLLREAMAQGQVSGEHMHGQWIDVGTVERLAQVEDLLQAGR; from the coding sequence ATGAAGGCAATGATCCTGGCCGCTGGAAAGGGCGAGCGCATGCGCCCTTTGACCCTGACCACGCCCAAGCCCTTGCTGCCGGTGGCGGGCGTACCGCTGATCGAGTATCACCTGCGGGCCCTGGCGGCCGCGGGCTTTCGCGAGGTCGTCATCAATCACGCCTGGCTCGGCGAGCAGATCGAGGCGGCTCTTGGCGACGGCCAGCGCTGGGGCTTGAGCATCCGTTACTCGGCCGAAGGCCAGCCGCTGGAGACCGGCGGCGGGATCTTCCAGGCGTTGCCGTTGTTGGGCGAGGAGCCTTTCCTGGTGGTCAATGGCGACATCTGGACCGATTATGACTTCGCCACCCTGCGTCGCCCCCTGGTCGGCCTGGCCCATCTGGTCATGGTGGACAACCCGGCGCATCACCCTACGGGGGGCGACTTCTGCCTGGAGAACGGCCTGCTGCACGATGGCCAGCCAGGAGCGGCGACCCTGACCTACAGCGGTATATCGGTACTGCATCCTCAACTGTTCCGGGATTGCGCTGGCGGTGCTTTCAAGCTGGCGCCCCTGCTGCGTGAAGCCATGGCCCAGGGCCAGGTCAGCGGCGAGCACATGCACGGCCAATGGATCGATGTAGGAACCGTCGAGCGCCTGGCGCAGGTCGAAGACCTGCTGCAAGCGGGGCGCTGA
- a CDS encoding ABC transporter permease, with translation MTITVPLDAVAGPTLKQRLARAERVNRWKAQALIAPLVLFLLLVFLVPIVALLYKSVGNPEVVGGMPRTVVAVNAWDGRGLPGEAAYKALSEDLAEARKNQGLGDLSKRLNMELAGYRSLLTKTARALPFKAEPESYKEAMEGVDERWGDPAYWQAIRRNTSNLTPYYLLAALDHRIDDLGELAPATPDQSIYLDIFARTFWMGLVITAICLVLAYPLAYLLANLPARKSNLLMILVLLPFWTSILVRVAAWIVLLQSGGLINSALLAMGVIDKPLELVFNRTGVYISMVHILLPFMILPIYSVMKSISPTYMRAAISLGCHPFASFWRVYFPQTYAGVGAGCLLVFILAIGYYITPALLGSPNDQMVSYFVAFYTNTSINWGMATALGGLLLLATIVLYLIYSWLVGASRLRLS, from the coding sequence ATGACCATCACCGTTCCCCTGGACGCGGTCGCCGGCCCGACCCTCAAGCAGCGACTGGCCCGTGCCGAGCGGGTCAACCGCTGGAAGGCCCAGGCCCTGATCGCGCCGCTGGTGCTGTTCCTGCTGCTGGTGTTCCTGGTACCGATCGTGGCGCTGCTGTACAAGAGCGTCGGCAACCCGGAAGTGGTCGGCGGTATGCCGCGCACGGTGGTGGCCGTGAATGCCTGGGACGGCCGTGGCCTGCCCGGCGAGGCCGCCTACAAGGCCTTGAGCGAAGACCTGGCCGAGGCTCGCAAGAACCAGGGCCTGGGCGACCTGTCCAAGCGCCTGAACATGGAACTGGCCGGCTATCGCAGCCTACTGACCAAGACTGCCCGCGCCTTGCCGTTCAAGGCCGAGCCCGAATCCTACAAAGAAGCCATGGAAGGGGTGGACGAGCGTTGGGGCGACCCGGCCTACTGGCAGGCGATCCGGCGCAATACCAGCAACCTGACCCCCTACTACCTGCTGGCGGCGCTGGACCACCGGATCGACGACCTGGGCGAGCTGGCCCCGGCGACCCCGGACCAGTCCATTTACCTGGATATCTTCGCCCGGACCTTCTGGATGGGCCTGGTGATCACTGCCATCTGCCTGGTGCTGGCCTATCCCCTGGCGTACCTGCTGGCCAACCTGCCGGCGCGCAAGAGCAACCTGCTGATGATCCTGGTTTTGCTGCCGTTCTGGACTTCGATCCTGGTGCGGGTGGCGGCCTGGATCGTGCTCCTGCAGTCCGGCGGCCTGATCAACAGCGCCTTGCTGGCCATGGGCGTGATCGACAAGCCCCTGGAGCTGGTGTTCAACCGCACCGGGGTCTACATCTCCATGGTGCACATCCTGCTGCCGTTCATGATCCTGCCGATCTACAGCGTGATGAAGAGCATCTCGCCGACCTACATGCGCGCGGCGATTTCCCTGGGCTGCCATCCGTTCGCCAGCTTCTGGCGGGTGTACTTCCCGCAAACCTATGCCGGGGTCGGCGCCGGTTGCCTGCTGGTGTTCATCCTGGCCATCGGCTACTACATCACCCCGGCCCTGCTGGGCAGCCCGAACGACCAGATGGTCAGCTACTTCGTGGCCTTCTACACCAACACCAGCATCAACTGGGGCATGGCCACTGCCTTGGGCGGCCTGCTGTTGCTGGCGACCATCGTGCTGTACCTGATCTACAGCTGGCTGGTGGGCGCCAGTCGCCTGCGCCTGAGCTAA
- a CDS encoding ABC transporter permease — protein sequence MLSPYMSPVERVWFYSLRILCGLILLFLVLPVLVIIPLSFNSGSFLVYPLQGFSLHWYQDFFASAEWMRALKNSIIVAPAATVLAMVFGTLAAIGLTRGDFPGKSLVMALVISPMVVPVVIIGVASYLFFAPLGMGNSFLSLIIVHAVLGVPFVIITVSATLQGFNHNLVRAAASLGASPLTTFRRVTLPLIAPGVISGALFAFATSFDEVVVTLFLAGPEQATLPRQMFSGIRENLSPTIAAAATLLIAFSVILLLTLEWLRGRSEKLRTAQV from the coding sequence ATGCTGAGCCCCTACATGTCGCCCGTCGAGCGGGTCTGGTTCTACAGCTTGCGGATCCTCTGCGGCTTGATCCTGTTGTTCCTGGTGCTGCCGGTGCTGGTGATCATCCCGTTGTCGTTCAACTCGGGCAGCTTCCTGGTGTATCCGCTGCAGGGCTTCTCGCTGCACTGGTACCAGGACTTCTTCGCTTCCGCCGAATGGATGCGCGCCCTGAAGAACAGCATCATCGTGGCCCCGGCGGCCACAGTGCTGGCCATGGTCTTCGGCACCCTGGCGGCCATCGGCCTGACCCGTGGCGATTTTCCCGGCAAGTCGCTGGTCATGGCCCTGGTGATCTCGCCGATGGTGGTGCCGGTGGTGATCATCGGGGTCGCCAGCTACCTGTTCTTCGCCCCGCTGGGCATGGGTAACAGCTTCTTGTCGCTGATCATCGTGCACGCGGTGCTCGGGGTGCCGTTCGTGATCATCACCGTCTCGGCGACCTTGCAGGGCTTCAACCACAACCTGGTGCGGGCGGCAGCCAGCCTGGGCGCCTCGCCGCTGACCACTTTCCGCCGGGTGACCCTGCCGTTGATCGCCCCGGGGGTGATCAGTGGCGCGTTGTTCGCCTTCGCCACCTCGTTCGATGAAGTGGTGGTGACCCTGTTCCTCGCCGGCCCCGAGCAGGCGACGCTGCCCCGGCAGATGTTCAGTGGTATTCGCGAGAACCTCAGCCCCACCATCGCCGCCGCGGCCACGCTGCTGATCGCCTTCTCGGTGATCCTGCTGCTGACCCTGGAGTGGCTGCGTGGGCGCAGCGAAAAACTGCGTACGGCCCAGGTTTGA
- a CDS encoding response regulator → MIRVLVAEDHTIVREGIKQLIGLAKDLTVVGEASNGEQLLETLRQVPCEVVLLDISMPGVNGLEAIPRIRALSDPPAILVLSMHDEAQMAARALKIGAAGYATKDSDPSLLLTAIRKVAAGGRYIDPELADRMVFEVGLTDARPLHSLLSEREFSVFERLAQGANVNDIAQQLALSNKTISTHKARLMQKLNVTSLAELVKYAMEHKLL, encoded by the coding sequence GTGATTCGTGTACTGGTAGCCGAAGACCACACCATTGTCCGCGAAGGCATCAAGCAACTGATCGGCCTGGCCAAGGACCTGACGGTCGTGGGGGAGGCGAGCAATGGCGAGCAACTGCTGGAGACCCTGCGCCAGGTGCCTTGCGAGGTGGTGCTGCTGGATATCTCCATGCCCGGGGTGAACGGCCTGGAAGCTATCCCACGGATCCGCGCCCTGAGCGATCCGCCGGCGATCCTGGTGCTGTCGATGCATGACGAGGCGCAGATGGCCGCCCGAGCCCTGAAGATCGGCGCCGCTGGCTACGCCACCAAGGACAGTGATCCTTCGTTGCTGCTGACTGCAATCCGCAAGGTCGCCGCCGGTGGGCGCTACATCGATCCGGAACTGGCGGACCGCATGGTCTTCGAGGTCGGCCTCACCGATGCCCGGCCACTGCATTCGCTGTTGTCCGAGCGCGAGTTCTCGGTGTTCGAGCGCTTGGCCCAGGGTGCCAATGTCAATGACATCGCCCAGCAACTGGCCTTGAGCAACAAGACCATCAGCACCCACAAGGCGCGGCTGATGCAAAAGCTCAACGTCACCTCCCTGGCCGAACTGGTGAAGTACGCCATGGAGCACAAGCTGCTCTGA
- a CDS encoding ABC transporter substrate-binding protein produces the protein MLRSLKLTALTLGMLGAAHALAAGPDLTVVSFGGANKAAQVKAFYAPWEAAGNGKIVAGEYNGEMAKVKAMVDTKSVSWDLVEVESPELSRGCDEDLFEPLDPALFGKGEDYVKGAIQPCGVGFFVWSTVLAYNADKLKAPPGSWADFWDTQKFPGKRGLRKGAKYTLEFALMADGVAPKDVYKVLASKDGQDRAFKKLDELKPNIQWWEAGAQPPQYLASGDVVMSSAYNGRIAAVQKESNLKVVWNGGIYDFDAWAIPKGLDKARAEAAKKFIAYSVQPQQQKTYSENIAYGPANTQAVPLLAKDILKDMPTTPENIANQVQIDVSFWADNGEQLEQRFNAWAAK, from the coding sequence ATGCTGAGATCCCTGAAACTCACAGCCCTGACGCTGGGCATGCTGGGGGCGGCGCACGCCCTGGCGGCGGGACCGGACCTGACCGTGGTGTCCTTTGGTGGGGCGAACAAGGCGGCCCAGGTCAAAGCCTTCTACGCTCCGTGGGAAGCGGCGGGCAACGGCAAGATCGTCGCCGGCGAATACAACGGCGAGATGGCCAAGGTCAAGGCCATGGTCGACACCAAGAGCGTGTCCTGGGACCTGGTGGAAGTAGAGTCCCCCGAGCTGTCCCGCGGTTGCGACGAGGACCTGTTCGAACCCCTCGACCCGGCGCTGTTCGGCAAGGGCGAAGACTACGTCAAGGGCGCCATCCAGCCGTGTGGCGTGGGCTTCTTCGTCTGGTCCACGGTGCTGGCCTACAACGCCGACAAGCTCAAGGCGCCGCCAGGCAGCTGGGCTGACTTCTGGGACACCCAGAAATTCCCGGGCAAGCGCGGCCTTCGCAAGGGGGCCAAGTACACCCTGGAGTTCGCCCTGATGGCCGACGGCGTCGCGCCCAAGGATGTGTACAAGGTGCTGGCGAGCAAGGATGGCCAGGACCGTGCCTTCAAGAAGCTCGATGAGCTCAAGCCCAACATCCAGTGGTGGGAAGCCGGCGCCCAGCCGCCGCAGTACCTGGCTTCGGGCGACGTGGTCATGAGCTCGGCCTACAACGGCCGGATCGCCGCGGTGCAAAAGGAGAGCAACCTGAAGGTGGTGTGGAACGGCGGCATCTACGACTTCGATGCCTGGGCCATCCCCAAGGGCCTGGACAAGGCCCGTGCCGAAGCGGCGAAGAAGTTCATCGCCTACTCGGTGCAACCGCAGCAGCAGAAGACCTACTCGGAAAACATCGCCTATGGCCCGGCCAACACCCAGGCCGTGCCGTTGCTGGCCAAGGACATCCTCAAGGATATGCCGACCACTCCGGAGAACATCGCCAACCAGGTGCAGATCGACGTCAGCTTCTGGGCTGACAACGGCGAGCAGCTGGAACAGCGCTTCAACGCCTGGGCGGCCAAGTAA
- a CDS encoding ABC transporter ATP-binding protein translates to MSEVDSSAGANDVLVSFRGVQKSYDGENLIVKDLNLEIRKGEFLTLLGPSGSGKTTSLMMLAGFETPTAGEIQLAGRSINNVPPHKRDIGMVFQNYALFPHMTVAENLAFPLSVRGLGKTDISERVKRVLSMVQLDSFAQRYPAQLSGGQQQRVALARALVFEPQLVLMDEPLGALDKQLREHMQMEIKHLHQRLGVTVVYVTHDQGEALTMSDRVAVFHQGEIQQIAPPRTLYEEPKNTFVANFIGENNRLSGRLHSHDGERCLVELGRGEKVEALAVNVGQVGGPVTLSIRPERVSLNGSSEHCANRFSGRVAEFIYLGDHVRVRLEVCGKSDFFVKQPIAELDPALAVGDVVPLGWQVEHVRALDPLLEAN, encoded by the coding sequence ATGAGCGAGGTCGATTCAAGCGCTGGGGCCAATGATGTTCTGGTCAGCTTTCGTGGTGTGCAAAAGAGCTACGACGGCGAAAACCTGATCGTCAAAGACCTCAACCTGGAAATTCGCAAGGGCGAGTTCCTCACCCTGCTCGGGCCGTCCGGCTCCGGCAAGACCACCAGCCTGATGATGCTGGCCGGTTTCGAGACCCCGACTGCCGGCGAGATCCAGCTGGCCGGACGCTCGATCAACAATGTGCCGCCGCACAAGCGCGATATCGGCATGGTGTTCCAGAACTACGCGCTGTTCCCGCACATGACCGTGGCCGAGAACCTGGCGTTCCCGCTGTCGGTACGGGGCCTGGGCAAGACCGACATCAGCGAGCGGGTCAAGCGCGTGCTGAGCATGGTCCAGCTGGACTCCTTCGCCCAGCGCTATCCGGCGCAGTTGTCCGGTGGCCAGCAGCAGCGGGTGGCCCTGGCCAGGGCCCTGGTGTTCGAGCCGCAGCTGGTGCTGATGGACGAGCCCCTGGGGGCGCTGGACAAACAGCTGCGCGAGCACATGCAGATGGAGATCAAGCACCTGCACCAGCGCCTGGGCGTGACCGTGGTCTACGTGACCCACGACCAGGGCGAAGCCTTGACCATGTCCGACCGGGTGGCGGTGTTCCACCAGGGCGAGATCCAGCAGATCGCCCCGCCGCGGACCCTCTACGAAGAACCGAAGAACACCTTCGTCGCCAACTTCATCGGCGAGAACAACCGCCTCAGCGGCCGCCTGCACAGCCACGACGGCGAGCGCTGCTTGGTGGAGCTGGGGCGTGGCGAGAAAGTCGAGGCATTGGCGGTCAACGTCGGCCAGGTCGGCGGCCCGGTGACCCTGTCCATCCGCCCGGAGCGGGTGAGCCTCAACGGTTCCAGCGAACACTGCGCCAACCGCTTTTCCGGGCGGGTGGCGGAGTTCATCTACCTGGGCGACCACGTCCGGGTACGCCTGGAAGTCTGCGGCAAGAGCGACTTCTTCGTGAAACAGCCGATCGCCGAGCTCGATCCCGCGCTGGCGGTGGGTGACGTGGTACCGCTTGGCTGGCAAGTCGAGCACGTTCGTGCGCTCGACCCGCTTCTAGAGGCGAATTGA
- a CDS encoding TerB family tellurite resistance protein, translated as MWWPGTLIGAGAGFAIASIPGAMLGALLGQALDRRLQLYNWAHVRERLGGRPALRNDELLFVLLGRLAKSDGRVGDGHIQQARQEMRSLEMSEVAQRRAIAAFNRGKSGNDRLRGYLRRLGEQPHAAEGVLRACWRMVWADGRVGTAERELIQLWGKWLGWTSEQIQALAQDYGPARRHPVESAMTYQEALRLLGVAATTEPAQIKRAYRRLLSRHHPDKVAGSGATPEQVREATEKTRELHSAYALVRQRRDFR; from the coding sequence ATGTGGTGGCCAGGGACTCTGATAGGAGCCGGGGCGGGCTTTGCCATTGCCAGCATTCCGGGGGCCATGCTCGGTGCGTTATTGGGGCAGGCGCTGGATCGGCGCCTGCAACTGTACAACTGGGCCCATGTACGCGAGCGCCTGGGTGGTCGACCGGCGCTGCGCAACGATGAATTGCTGTTCGTACTGCTTGGGCGCCTGGCGAAAAGCGACGGCCGAGTGGGCGACGGGCATATCCAGCAGGCGCGCCAGGAGATGCGCTCGCTGGAGATGAGCGAAGTCGCGCAACGCCGGGCGATTGCTGCATTCAATCGGGGCAAGTCGGGCAATGACCGCCTGCGCGGTTATTTGCGTCGCCTGGGAGAGCAGCCCCATGCCGCCGAAGGCGTGTTGCGTGCTTGCTGGCGCATGGTCTGGGCCGACGGTCGAGTGGGTACGGCGGAGCGCGAGCTGATCCAGCTCTGGGGCAAATGGCTGGGTTGGACCAGCGAGCAGATCCAGGCATTGGCCCAGGACTATGGTCCCGCCAGGAGACATCCGGTCGAAAGCGCCATGACTTACCAAGAGGCGCTACGCCTGCTGGGTGTCGCGGCGACCACCGAGCCTGCGCAGATCAAGCGTGCCTACCGGCGGTTGCTCAGCCGCCACCACCCCGACAAGGTCGCCGGCAGCGGTGCTACGCCGGAGCAGGTACGGGAGGCTACGGAGAAGACCCGGGAGCTGCACAGCGCCTATGCGCTGGTACGCCAGCGCCGGGATTTTCGCTGA
- a CDS encoding aminoglycoside phosphotransferase family protein, with product MPDQDVRLQHLKVWLDEQLAIVYAAQGWGEVPPATLVAASSDASFRRYFRWQGADRSFVVMDAPPPQENCKPFVDIAGLLASSGINVPKIYAQDLTRGFLLLNDLGNQTYLDVIDEHNADGLFEDALQALLAFQQLPMSAPLPSYDVALLRRELELFPEWYVGRELGIVMDEQQRQQWQRASDLLIDSALAQPKVLVHRDYMPRNLMLSQPNPGVLDFQDAVYGPVTYDITCLFKDAFLSWPEPRVRGWLDTYWSQARGAGIPVQEDFEEFLRASDLMGVQRHLKVIGIFSRICHRDGKPRYLADVPRFLAYIEAVLARRPELAELGQLLRSLEQPRGGQA from the coding sequence ATGCCTGACCAAGATGTACGCTTGCAACACCTGAAAGTTTGGCTCGATGAGCAGTTGGCGATCGTTTATGCAGCACAGGGCTGGGGTGAAGTCCCCCCGGCTACATTGGTCGCGGCCAGCAGCGACGCGAGTTTCCGCCGTTATTTCCGTTGGCAGGGCGCTGACCGCAGCTTTGTGGTGATGGACGCTCCGCCCCCCCAGGAAAACTGCAAGCCCTTCGTCGATATCGCCGGTTTGCTGGCGAGTTCCGGCATCAACGTGCCGAAAATTTATGCACAGGACCTGACGCGCGGGTTCCTTCTGCTCAACGATCTGGGCAACCAGACCTATCTGGATGTGATCGACGAGCACAATGCCGATGGGTTGTTCGAGGATGCATTGCAGGCGTTGCTGGCGTTTCAGCAGTTGCCCATGAGCGCGCCACTGCCCAGCTACGATGTCGCCCTGCTGCGCCGCGAACTGGAGCTGTTCCCCGAATGGTATGTCGGCCGTGAGCTGGGGATTGTCATGGATGAGCAACAGCGCCAGCAGTGGCAGCGAGCCAGCGACCTGCTGATCGACAGCGCCCTGGCCCAGCCCAAGGTGCTGGTACACCGTGACTATATGCCGCGCAACCTCATGCTCAGCCAGCCGAACCCAGGGGTGCTGGACTTCCAGGACGCGGTCTACGGCCCGGTCACCTACGACATCACCTGCCTGTTCAAGGATGCATTCCTCAGCTGGCCGGAACCTCGTGTGCGCGGCTGGCTGGACACCTACTGGAGCCAGGCGCGGGGAGCGGGTATCCCGGTCCAGGAAGACTTCGAGGAGTTCCTGCGGGCCAGCGACCTGATGGGGGTGCAGCGTCACCTGAAGGTGATCGGTATTTTCTCGCGGATCTGCCACCGTGACGGCAAGCCCCGCTACCTGGCCGATGTTCCCCGCTTCCTGGCTTATATAGAGGCTGTTCTGGCCCGTCGCCCCGAGCTGGCGGAGTTGGGGCAACTGCTGCGCAGCCTGGAGCAGCCAAGGGGGGGGCAAGCATGA
- a CDS encoding alpha/beta hydrolase family protein, with protein sequence MSLVHRSALSALCLSLILPWTFSAQAADPAEQAKPTEPQPEQRQPLPERSLEEAAALERQLPAQEQQQLQAGASSFLALWKPANTSEPKGVVIIIPGAGESADWPQVIAPLRNKLPDTDWGSLSLTLPDMQSEAAQPRIVETTPAPVDTANTAKDASTEAKPIEQVAGGEAEVADHPVAETTEEQVKADAERIFARVDAALAFAEQQNARSIVLLGHGTGAYWAARYLSEKQPSQVQKLVMVAAQSPANGKPQLVELTQTLKLATADFFYVDQASARKAALERLQASKRLKHSNFSQIALKALPGNNSAQQEQLFRRVRGWLNPQNSES encoded by the coding sequence ATGTCCCTTGTCCACCGCTCGGCACTGTCCGCATTGTGCCTGTCGCTGATCCTGCCTTGGACCTTTTCTGCACAAGCCGCCGATCCGGCTGAGCAGGCCAAGCCCACCGAGCCACAACCCGAGCAGCGCCAGCCGTTGCCCGAACGCAGCCTGGAAGAGGCCGCAGCCCTGGAACGCCAGCTACCGGCCCAGGAACAACAGCAGTTGCAGGCTGGCGCCAGCAGCTTCCTGGCACTCTGGAAACCGGCCAATACCAGCGAACCCAAGGGCGTGGTGATCATCATTCCCGGGGCCGGCGAAAGCGCAGACTGGCCGCAAGTCATTGCGCCGTTGCGCAACAAGTTGCCGGATACCGACTGGGGCAGCCTGAGCCTGACCCTGCCGGACATGCAAAGCGAAGCAGCCCAGCCACGGATCGTCGAGACGACGCCTGCGCCGGTCGATACAGCCAATACCGCCAAGGACGCCAGCACCGAAGCCAAACCCATCGAGCAAGTCGCCGGCGGTGAAGCCGAGGTGGCCGATCATCCGGTCGCCGAAACCACCGAGGAGCAGGTCAAGGCCGACGCCGAGCGTATCTTCGCCCGGGTCGACGCGGCCCTGGCCTTCGCCGAACAGCAGAATGCCCGCAGCATCGTGCTGCTGGGGCATGGCACCGGTGCCTACTGGGCCGCTCGCTACTTGAGCGAAAAACAACCGTCCCAAGTGCAAAAGCTGGTGATGGTGGCCGCACAGTCACCGGCCAATGGCAAACCGCAACTGGTGGAGCTGACCCAGACCTTGAAGTTGGCCACCGCCGACTTTTTCTATGTCGACCAGGCCTCCGCGCGCAAAGCGGCCCTGGAGCGCCTGCAGGCCAGCAAGCGCCTGAAGCACTCGAACTTCAGCCAGATTGCCCTCAAGGCCCTGCCTGGCAACAACAGCGCCCAGCAAGAACAGCTGTTCCGCCGGGTGCGTGGCTGGCTCAACCCACAAAACAGCGAGAGCTGA